ACCCAACCTATGCCCCACACCATTCAGCCTAAAACAAACATGGAGAAGATATCGGAAATGATCTGTCAATGTTGATCCTTTCTTTCTCTATCTAAAAACTTTCCGTTATGGATATAGGAGAGAATCAAATCATGGGTCTGTGTTTCTTTCCTATATATATCACTCCTCTATTTGCTCCATATTCCACACCAAACATATTCAAGAAAGTAGACACCAATGGCGTCTGGTTGTGATTCAAGGACTGCTGAGGAAAAAAAACTTGATGAATGGCTTCCGGTCACTTCATCAAGAAACGCAAAGTGGTGGTACTCAGCTTTTCACAATGTCACTGCCATGGTTGGCGCCGGTGTCCTCAGTCTTCCTTACGCGCTATCGGAACTTGGATGGTATGTCCTTTTCGCTTAGGCGTGTAACCGaaacaaatgttcatgaacaaTTGGTGAACTGTTCGGCTGtctatgtttgtttatttaataaacgaacgtgAACAAAACTTTTTGTTTATTTAGTTAAACGAACCAGCATGAACACATGTCTAGTTCATATATTTATGTGGTGAACGTTCATTCTCTTAAGGAgtgaacatgaacaagaaaacCCTATGGTTTaattgtttgtgtttgattgtttgttcggttaaagttaaataaacgaacatgaacatgctCTGTTCGTGTTCGTTAGGTTCGTTTACAAGCCTAACTTCACTTCATTTTTATTGTGCTGCACATAAGATGTTCAATAAAAATCCCAAGATAAGTCATTTCCTTTTTAAGACTTTTATGTGATTTGATACGACGCAGGGGGTTTGGAATCACGGTGCTGTCCATGTCTTGGGTTATCACATTGTATACATTGTGGCAAATGGTGGAGATGCATGAAATGGTTCCTGGCAAGCGGTTTGACAGGTACCACGAGCTCGGCCAACATGCTTTTGGTGAAAGGCTTGGGCTCTTTATAGTTGTTCCTCAGCAACTTGTGGTGGAAGTTGGTACATGTATTGTTTACATGGTTACTGGAGGTAAATCTTTGCAGAAGTTCCACCAATCGGTTTGTCCCGATTGTAAACCTATCAGGACAACTTACTTCATCTTGATTTTTTCGTCGGTTCACTTTGTGCTTGCGCACCTCCCCAACTTTAACTCCATCTCCACAGTCTCGTTGGCAGCTGCTGTCATGTCCTTGAGGTATAAAACAATTCATAATTTCTAATTTCAGTTTGTTATAAcactaaaaaaatagaaaataaacaCTAAAAAGACCTAAATTATTTACATGAAAAAATAgatttatatttaaataattataattttttaGTCTAGACACGTATCGCTTGCTAACTGTTCATGGTGGATTGCAGTTATTCAGTAATTGCTTGGACAGCTTCTTTGGGTAAGGGGACTCAAGAGGATGTGGACTATAGCTTGAGGTCAAAAGACCTTGTCGGACAAATGTTTGGCATGTTCACCGCTTTGGGAGATGTGGCTTTCGCGTATGCTGGTCACAGCGTGGTCTTGGAAATCCAAGCAACCATCCCTTCGACTCCTGAAAAGCCATCAAAGGGCCCAATGTGGTTAGGTGTTGTCGTTGCATATATTATTGTCGCCGTTTGCTACTTTCCTGTTGCGGTTATTGGATACCATACATTTGGCAACCTCGTTGATGACAACATCCTCATCACTCTTGATCACCCAAGATGGCTTGTTGCCATTGCTAACATGTTTGTCGTCTTTCATGTCATTGGTGGATATCAGGTATGACTAAAGACTAGACGTCTTAAGTCCATTTCCCTTAAATCTAACATGTTTTTTCTTTCTTGGGATGACCGGAATTTCTGTTTCTAGATTTTTTCGATGCCGGTGTATGACATGATTGAAACCTTTTTGGTGAAATCAATGAAATGCAAGCCAAGTGCTACCCTTCGATTCACCGTTCGTACATCATTTGTTGGTAAGACTTTGATGCCATTTTTAAGTTGTCCAAAAATGGGCGGATTGATCATTGGGTTGGGTCAGGGAGACCCAAATTGCTTTCTATTCAAATACTTTGTAAGTTCTATTTgttcaaaaaatatataattgCTATAGAAATGTAATATTTTAAATAAAGCAATTTAGGAGGTTATTTGAATTGCATAGACATTTTGGgagacttttgacccgtttaaactAGTGtcattgttattttttttttacctatTGGACCAAGGACAGAATAAcccaaatcgactgactcataaATAAATATGTCAAGATGGTCACATCTACTATTTTTTTGAgcaatatgtttttttttttttttgcttgtgGGATACTTTTCCATTCATCTATTGGGGCATTTGCAGCTATTACCACTTTTATTGCAATCACATTTCCTTTCTTTGGTGGTCTTCTTGGATTCTTTGGAGGTTTTGCATTGGCACCAACAACCTATTATGTAAGTTCTTCCTTTCAAGTAAATCATCATACCATTAAAATCATTTCATCCTGCAACCATGTTAGAGTAAATGTTAAAAACCAATCCGGATCATTCTCAAAAACTAAATCAACGGACCCGTTAAAACCTATAACCGTTTAACTTGATAACCCAAAGAGATCTAGAAAGTGCAAGATTTACGCATAGTGTTTTCTGTTGCTTGTAGCTTCCTTGCATAATTTGGCTAATAGTCAGGAAGCCTGAAAGGTGGAGCATAACTTGGTGCATAAATTGGGTAAGTCAAAACAAAAacttttttcttttaaacaatTTATGCACATATATATGCAATGTATTATTATGAGTTTCCTGATTGGTGTCACTAATGTTATAGATTTGCATAGTGATTGGTGTTCTATTAATGATTCTGGCACCCATTGGAGGCCTAAGGTTAATCATCAAGTCAGTTGGGAGCTACCAATTTTACTCATGAAAGTTGAGATTAAGATGGATGTAAGTGTGATACATCCAATTGGTGGATTGTTAAGAATTTGATGTGGGCATCGTGTATATTTTAActttgttattgatattgatgggatttgatgatgatgataatgataatgattgTGTATATTTTAGATGCATGCATTTTAATAACTTATTTAGTTTTTTGTTATCCTTATATCCGTGTAATCTGAACACGACCCATTTAACCTATTTATCTCAGACAAGCCAAAGGGTTAGCATGTTTTAAATTGTTTTGTGGGTTGTAAACAAGACAAGTTGTAATCGAGTTGTTAACGTGCTCCAATAAATGTGTTAAATAGGAAGACATATTGAATGCGTTAAACATTGCTTTAATAAAACGAGTTAAATATACCATCACGGACTCTAACTATTTACGAAACGGATAATCTTAAACTTGATTACTGTGTTTGAGAAAACTATGTTAACAATAAGATTGTTAGGTGAGGGGCCATTTTGTCCTCCAACCATCTTCATtcgttttatttttattaaatccTTAAGAACTAAAAAAATTGTTAACAAACTCGATGATTCCAAGCCCAAATCGTACCGTCAAATCTAAGCACGTTCAAACTTAATGAATACTTCTTTTAGAAGCCCCAAACCCACAACTCCTAAAAGCCCATTTCATAATATAAGCACGTTAGTTTGTAAACGATTGACAAGTTGTAATTGAGTTGTACGCGTGTTGCAATAAAATAAGCTAAATGGAA
The Helianthus annuus cultivar XRQ/B chromosome 6, HanXRQr2.0-SUNRISE, whole genome shotgun sequence genome window above contains:
- the LOC110863912 gene encoding lysine histidine transporter 1; this translates as MASGCDSRTAEEKKLDEWLPVTSSRNAKWWYSAFHNVTAMVGAGVLSLPYALSELGWGFGITVLSMSWVITLYTLWQMVEMHEMVPGKRFDRYHELGQHAFGERLGLFIVVPQQLVVEVGTCIVYMVTGGKSLQKFHQSVCPDCKPIRTTYFILIFSSVHFVLAHLPNFNSISTVSLAAAVMSLSYSVIAWTASLGKGTQEDVDYSLRSKDLVGQMFGMFTALGDVAFAYAGHSVVLEIQATIPSTPEKPSKGPMWLGVVVAYIIVAVCYFPVAVIGYHTFGNLVDDNILITLDHPRWLVAIANMFVVFHVIGGYQIFSMPVYDMIETFLVKSMKCKPSATLRFTVRTSFVAITTFIAITFPFFGGLLGFFGGFALAPTTYYLPCIIWLIVRKPERWSITWCINWICIVIGVLLMILAPIGGLRLIIKSVGSYQFYS